ATTTAATAAATTTTCCAACTCATTTATAGATAAATCTAATATTTTAGAAAGTTGTTGATGATTGAAGTTAAACTTTTCAGCTAGTTTTTGAATGTCTTCTATAAGATAATCGAATGGTGATGAGTTTGAAACGAAAGTTACTTCTATACTATCTCTGAATTCCCCCAAAAATTAACACCTCCGTATCCTAATTAAATATTTGTTCACTTACTATACTAATATACACTAAAATTTCAATAATTATATAATTCATAAGTTAAACACCATTTAAAATGCACATAGCATAAAACTTAGTTTAAATGGATTTTAATAAAACTTACCTTTTAATAGACTTCATACTAGAATTTCTGTAGCCTGCCAATGCCCCTTCAGCATTAGAACAAAAAATCCATGGATTACTGAAAGCTTATTAGACAATCAGGGAAATTAAATGAGCTTTCAGGAAGTTATAAATCCAGGAAATAATTTTTTTGAATTAGTTGGAGGGATAATAAATGCTGAAATTTATGGACGATTTAACTCGCACTATTCTTGCTATATTTAAATTAATTGGTTATTTATTAGCGGGTGTATTAATTGTAGGAGTTCCCCTTATTTTAATTGCTAAATTTTTCGAGTTGTTTCATTAAATAGATTGTTATTTCATAATAAAACCCTCCACAACTATCGTGGAAGGCAAAAATCTCAAGCACTTATGGACATTTAACCCTCATCTAACTGAACACATAAAATGCAGTTGCTGTTGATTCACTTACCTATAAGAATCATGGGTAGGATGAAATAAATCTTCATCCGCTTTTCTAACAACTGAAAAATGATCCACATTGTAATGGCCATGGAGCGTATTATTATGATGTTTAATAATTTGTTCTGCGCTTAAAACATCATTATCTGTTGTTGAATGTCCATCCCCAACTAAGGTAACGTCCATTCCATTAACAGTTGCGGTTCTTACTGCACTATCAATACAATGTTGCGTGGAGCAGCCCATCACAACAATATGTTCTGTTTCTAGAGATTGGAGGTATTCTAGAAGTTTCGTACCATAGAAGCAATTGGTAGCCATTTTATCAAAGAGTTTTGCATAGCTAGGAACATTTATGCCATTATGGATTTCGAATCCTTCGCCAGTGCCTCCTGCTACGTCAAGATCCCTGATAAATACTATAGGAATATTTGCTTTTGATGCTTTGTCAATGACAAGATTAATATTATGGATTAGCTGATCCTTCTGAAAAACAGCCTTTTCTTCATGATTCCCATCTAATAGGGCTTGTTGGACATCAATAATTACTAATACCTGATTCATCGATTTTCCCCTTTCAAATTGAGGAAAACGCTTTAGTTATCAGTTAAACGTCTTCCCCTTTTATATTCACTAGCATTATTTTTAATTACCATAATATCTCCCCCTAATTTAGATTCTCAAGCAAGTAGAGTTTAACATAATATTCTACTAAAGGGAACTTGCGCTATATCAATTATACCTCGGCATAATTGCGTCCGGAATCGACTTTGTGCTTAGGCCTGCGTGATGCAGGTCAGTTAGCCGTTATCGCATGAATGCGATGATTTTAGGCTAACATCCTTTATTAACTCCTTTTCGATTCGCATTCATCTCAGACCTATAGAAGTGGGAGCTTCTGTATCTGGCGCTACGCTTTCGATACAAAAAACATGTGCTGAAAGAAGTTAAAAGGTATGAAATTCTTGACAAAAAAATTTTTTTATGCAATAATTTACTTTTATAGATTAAATTTATATAATAAGATTCTCCTGGCCAGGGGAATCTTATTTTTTTTTGAAGGAGTGTATTTACTTGAAGAAAAGTGAATCCAGTTTAACATCATTAATCGCTGCATTTAGCAGAGCCTATCATAGTCAAAATGATGCCCCTAAAATTTTTGATGACTATCTTGCAAAAGATTTAATCACAAAGCATGAGTTTAATAATATCCAAGAAAATATGGTACAAGGCATACAATTCTTTAACAAAAATATAGCAGAAAAATTAAAGGGAGATTCAGAAGAGCTCCTAAAATGGATAGTCCAAGTACAACTCTCCCCTACTCCATTAGCCCGTGCCGCTTATTGTGAAAAAGTTCTTTTAAATGAAGTTAGATTGGGTGTACAGCAATATGTAATTCTCGGTGCAGGTTTAGATACTTTTAGCCTAAGACATCCAGAATTAGATAGCACTTTGGAAATCTTTGAAATAGATCATCCTGCAACCCAGGAATTTAAAAAGAATCGATTAGATTTCGCTAATTTCAAGCTACCTAATAACCTTCATTTTGTACCAATGGATTTTACAAAGGAATTTTCCTATCTGTATCTAATGGAGAGTGGCTTTAACAACAAAAAAACTTTCTTTAGCCTCTTAGGAGTTTCATATTATTTAACAAAAGAGGAAATTTCAAACTTGCTCAATCATTTGTTTGCAAATTTGCCATCAGGAAGCTCAATCGTAATGGATTATGCAGATGAAAACTTATTTAAAGAAAAAGGTATCTCTGATCGAGTGAGCAATATGGTAAAAATGGCGGCTGCGAGTGGTGAACCTATGAAGTCATGCTTTACTTATAGTGAAATGGAATTGCTCTTAGAAAAATCAAATCTACTTATTTATGAGCATATATCACCTAAAGCTATTCAAAATCTTTATTTCAAGAAACGCAAGGATTATCTAACTGCCTTTGAAACGATACATTATATCCATGCAGTGAAAAAATAACGTTAATTCAATTTGCAGAAAAATTGGTTTTGAAAAATCTTTTGTTAGAAGGTTTAAAGTAAGTAATTTCTAGTTAATTTTTATTTTATTTCTCAGGCAATTAACTATACAAAAATAGCGTTCTTCTCATATTACTAGTAATGTAAGCTGGTTTAGTCTTACACCTCCGAGCTTTGTTACTATGGGTCACTTATTATTATAAGTGACCCACTTTATTGAAATCTCCTCGAAAGTTAAATTCTTTATTCCCCACAATCTTATGACTACCCTCAATTGTATTACTATCATAATCGTGCCTCCAAAATACAAGCCATTTTCTACATCCGGATATTGATTATTTCTACATAATTTTGCTTATCCTTATAATGATATGAATTCATTATTATGGTTTAAACTGGAGGTGCCTAACATAAAGTACTCACTATCCCTACTTCTATTCGTTTTTCTCATTCTTTTGTTAGGTGGTTGTTGGAGTAAACGAGAGTTAAATGAATTAGCCATTGTAGCTGCCGTAGGTGTTGATCGCGTGAATGAGCAATATGAAATCTCCGTACAGATTGTAAATCCTGGACAAGTAGCATCAAAAAAGGCTACAAGTCAGTCTCCCGTCATTACTTATCATGCTACTGGAAAATCTTTATTTGAGGCTATAAGAAAGCTGACCACTTTAACACCAAGAAAGCCCTACTATTCACATGCGCAAATTATCATTATTGGAGAAGAATTGGCTGAGGAGGGCATGAATAATATATTGGATTTATTTCAAAGAGATCCTGAGGGTAGAAGTGAGTTCAATATTTTAATTGCCCGCGATACAACGGCCAAAGAGGTACTAAGTATTTTAACGCCCTTAGAAGATATTCCTGCTAAGAATATACTAAATGCCCTGAAAAGTTCAGAAAAGGCAATAGGGGCAACAGACTCTGTTATTTTAGACGATTTAATCAATTCTTTAAGTGGTAAAGGAAACAGTGCCGTTTTATCCACGATTGAA
This genomic stretch from Lysinibacillus pakistanensis harbors:
- a CDS encoding cysteine hydrolase family protein, with the protein product MNQVLVIIDVQQALLDGNHEEKAVFQKDQLIHNINLVIDKASKANIPIVFIRDLDVAGGTGEGFEIHNGINVPSYAKLFDKMATNCFYGTKLLEYLQSLETEHIVVMGCSTQHCIDSAVRTATVNGMDVTLVGDGHSTTDNDVLSAEQIIKHHNNTLHGHYNVDHFSVVRKADEDLFHPTHDSYR
- a CDS encoding class I SAM-dependent methyltransferase translates to MKKSESSLTSLIAAFSRAYHSQNDAPKIFDDYLAKDLITKHEFNNIQENMVQGIQFFNKNIAEKLKGDSEELLKWIVQVQLSPTPLARAAYCEKVLLNEVRLGVQQYVILGAGLDTFSLRHPELDSTLEIFEIDHPATQEFKKNRLDFANFKLPNNLHFVPMDFTKEFSYLYLMESGFNNKKTFFSLLGVSYYLTKEEISNLLNHLFANLPSGSSIVMDYADENLFKEKGISDRVSNMVKMAAASGEPMKSCFTYSEMELLLEKSNLLIYEHISPKAIQNLYFKKRKDYLTAFETIHYIHAVKK